Proteins from a single region of Candidatus Rubrimentiphilum sp.:
- a CDS encoding NDP-sugar synthase — protein MQAVILVGGEGTRLRPLTFGTPKPMVPIVNVPFLARTLERLYEAGIRDIILPAGYMPQAITEYFGDGSSLGMKITYVIEDEPLGTAGAIKNVEQHITGPFFMLNGDVLTSLDLGAMIAYHKEKGGLGVLHLIKVEDPSAFGCVVHDEAGRISQFIEKPPKGTAPTDEINAGTYLLEPQVLQFIPPGRNVSIERETFPKMLAEGQPLYAYTTNDYWIDVGRPEHYLALHRDILSGTMPLTVEPGISGPGAENAKCANLKPPVHVGERCIIARDANVGPDVVLGNGCRIGANATIRDSVLWDNVTVEEGAFIEETIIAGGSLIGANAKIGKGSVIGHDARVEPGAVLPEGSRVGPTAPIGAR, from the coding sequence GTGCAAGCGGTGATTTTGGTCGGTGGTGAGGGAACGCGGCTGCGGCCGCTGACTTTCGGCACGCCCAAACCGATGGTGCCGATCGTGAACGTCCCCTTTTTGGCGCGCACGCTCGAGCGCTTATACGAAGCCGGCATTCGCGACATCATTCTTCCGGCCGGCTATATGCCGCAAGCCATCACGGAATACTTCGGCGACGGCTCGAGCCTCGGTATGAAGATTACGTATGTAATTGAGGACGAGCCGCTCGGCACCGCCGGTGCGATAAAAAACGTCGAACAGCACATAACCGGCCCGTTCTTCATGCTGAACGGCGACGTGCTCACGAGCCTCGATCTCGGGGCGATGATTGCCTACCACAAAGAGAAGGGCGGCCTCGGCGTACTGCACCTTATAAAGGTAGAAGATCCATCGGCGTTCGGCTGCGTCGTGCATGACGAAGCCGGCCGGATTTCGCAATTCATCGAGAAACCGCCGAAAGGCACCGCGCCGACCGACGAAATAAACGCGGGCACATATCTGCTCGAGCCGCAAGTCTTGCAATTCATCCCGCCTGGGCGCAACGTTTCGATCGAGCGCGAAACATTTCCGAAGATGCTGGCAGAAGGCCAGCCGCTCTACGCGTACACCACCAACGATTATTGGATCGACGTTGGCCGTCCCGAGCATTATTTGGCGCTACACCGTGACATCCTGAGCGGCACGATGCCGCTCACCGTCGAGCCGGGCATCAGCGGGCCGGGCGCGGAAAACGCAAAGTGCGCAAACCTCAAGCCACCCGTGCACGTTGGGGAGCGATGCATAATCGCGCGCGACGCAAATGTCGGGCCGGATGTCGTGCTGGGAAACGGCTGCAGAATCGGCGCGAACGCTACGATCCGCGACAGTGTCCTCTGGGATAACGTCACCGTCGAAGAGGGCGCCTTCATCGAAGAAACGATCATTGCCGGCGGCTCGTTGATTGGGGCAAATGCAAAGATCGGCAAAGGCTCCGTCATCGGCCACGACGCGCGCGTCGAACCGGGAGCGGTGCTGCCGGAAGGCTCGCGTGTCGGCCCGACCGCACCGATCGGCGCTCGCTAA
- a CDS encoding YceI family protein, which yields MKRLASLALLLSVSTAVALAATETWTVDPVHSTAQFTARHFGIVPVIGTIPLKKAVVKLASGSQIPIEVSAELDPSSVDTHNGMRDNDIRSGHYFDVGTYPNMTFQSTKISGTDPKHFTIYGDLTMHGQTHPVALSAGVVGAGTSPRGRSIIAYSATGTIDRTQWGMSFGPVIVGNSVDISLNVEADGP from the coding sequence ATGAAACGATTGGCTTCGCTCGCTCTCTTGCTTTCCGTCTCCACGGCCGTCGCGCTTGCCGCAACCGAAACGTGGACGGTCGATCCGGTTCACTCGACGGCACAATTCACGGCGCGTCATTTCGGCATCGTTCCGGTCATCGGAACGATTCCGTTAAAGAAGGCGGTTGTAAAACTGGCGTCGGGTAGTCAGATCCCGATCGAAGTCAGCGCGGAGCTCGATCCGTCAAGTGTCGACACGCACAACGGCATGCGCGACAACGACATTCGCTCGGGCCATTATTTCGACGTCGGAACGTATCCGAATATGACGTTCCAGAGCACGAAAATCTCGGGCACGGATCCGAAGCATTTCACGATCTACGGCGATCTCACGATGCACGGCCAGACGCATCCGGTCGCGCTGAGTGCGGGCGTCGTCGGCGCCGGCACATCGCCGCGGGGACGCTCGATTATCGCCTACTCGGCGACTGGAACCATTGATCGCACGCAGTGGGGCATGAGCTTTGGGCCCGTGATTGTCGGCAACTCTGTCGACATCTCGCTGAATGTAGAGGCGGACGGACCTTAG
- a CDS encoding alkaline phosphatase family protein yields the protein MKNALFALSLFAIVAIIAGCGAMPRSSVQDTAGIHKIRHIVIIMQENRSFDSYFGTYPGADGLPANVCIPNPAIGCTKPYHDSNDRNQGGPHGHTNAIADIDGGKMDGFLRQTRRARRACAGTDDPRCGGGDVMGYHDGHELANYWQYAHDFVLQDRMFEPNASWSLPQHLFMVSEWSARCSQLGDPMSCVNEVQNPDLPPDFGRNVGARDPNRPDYPWTDLTYLLHKNHVSWAYYVMTGTEPDCRDDTASCQLRRQNVHTPGIWNPLPSFDTVKKDGEVGNVQDLRRFYVAAKNGTLPSVVWLCPAGKYSEHPPGLVSAGQAYVTGVINAIMQGPDWNSTAIFVSWDDWGGFYDHVVPPSVDVNGYGLRVPGLVVSPYARRGFIDHQTLSHDAYVKFIEDDFLGGARIDPNTDGRPDPRPDVREKAPQLGDLRKDFDFTQTPRRPEILPGGLVWNGT from the coding sequence GTGAAGAACGCACTTTTCGCCCTTTCATTGTTCGCCATTGTTGCAATTATCGCCGGATGCGGTGCGATGCCGCGGAGCTCGGTGCAAGACACGGCTGGAATTCACAAGATCCGGCACATCGTCATCATCATGCAAGAGAATCGCTCGTTCGATTCTTACTTCGGAACATATCCCGGCGCGGATGGACTTCCCGCCAATGTCTGCATTCCCAATCCGGCGATCGGATGTACGAAACCGTACCACGATAGTAACGACCGCAATCAGGGTGGCCCGCACGGACACACAAACGCTATAGCGGATATTGACGGCGGAAAGATGGACGGTTTCTTACGCCAAACGCGGCGCGCGCGACGCGCCTGCGCCGGCACCGACGATCCACGCTGCGGCGGCGGCGACGTCATGGGCTATCACGATGGCCATGAGCTCGCCAACTATTGGCAGTATGCGCATGACTTCGTCTTGCAAGATCGCATGTTCGAGCCAAACGCATCCTGGAGTCTGCCGCAGCATTTGTTCATGGTCTCGGAATGGTCGGCACGCTGTTCGCAACTCGGCGATCCGATGAGCTGCGTCAACGAAGTGCAAAACCCGGATCTTCCGCCGGACTTCGGGCGCAACGTAGGCGCGCGCGATCCCAACCGGCCCGACTACCCGTGGACCGACCTCACGTATTTGCTGCACAAGAATCACGTCTCGTGGGCGTACTACGTGATGACGGGCACCGAGCCGGACTGCCGCGACGACACTGCTTCATGCCAGTTGCGCCGGCAAAACGTGCACACGCCGGGCATTTGGAATCCATTGCCCTCATTCGATACGGTGAAAAAAGACGGCGAGGTCGGCAACGTGCAAGACTTGCGGCGGTTTTACGTCGCGGCAAAAAACGGAACGTTGCCGAGCGTCGTGTGGCTTTGCCCCGCCGGAAAATACAGCGAACATCCGCCCGGTTTGGTGAGCGCCGGGCAAGCGTATGTCACCGGCGTCATAAACGCGATCATGCAAGGCCCGGACTGGAACAGCACCGCGATCTTCGTGAGCTGGGACGATTGGGGCGGCTTTTACGATCATGTTGTGCCGCCATCCGTTGACGTGAACGGCTACGGGTTACGCGTTCCGGGTTTAGTTGTTAGTCCGTATGCGCGCCGCGGTTTTATCGATCACCAAACGCTCAGCCACGACGCGTATGTCAAATTCATCGAAGACGACTTTCTAGGCGGCGCGCGCATCGATCCGAACACCGACGGGCGACCCGATCCGCGTCCCGACGTGCGCGAAAAAGCACCGCAACTCGGCGACCTGCGCAAAGACTTCGACTTCACGCAAACGCCGCGCAGACCGGAGATCTTACCGGGCGGTCTTGTTTGGAACGGGACCTAA
- a CDS encoding glycosyltransferase — translation MESFDRAYRTSSEIIAIDEPGGEVRHYGPEVVARLREDRRESYADVAAIVNAHPAAVLNIQHEYGLFGGERGEWLIDTLRAVEKPVALTLHTILPEPDETMLRVTRELCGLSSAVVALSETGRDLLERVYNIDPKRLRVIHHGVPDVPFRDTDAAKASFGIGQRMVISTFGLINRGKGLEYAIEAMREIVRRHPEVLYLILGETHPVVRRHEGESYRESLQALVAEYGLQYNVKLVDKYLEFDELVGYLEATDIYLTPYLNPVQIVSGTLAYAVGCGKAIVSTPYLYAQELLAHNRGFLCMFRDAKSISDLAGALLDDPGLRRATERRAYRFGRQMTWPHVAVEYGKLFAELAPPELELVHSA, via the coding sequence GTGGAGTCATTCGACCGTGCCTACCGCACGAGTTCCGAAATCATCGCTATCGACGAGCCCGGCGGCGAAGTCCGCCATTACGGCCCCGAAGTCGTCGCCCGCCTGCGCGAAGATCGCCGCGAGTCCTACGCCGACGTCGCCGCGATCGTGAACGCGCATCCCGCCGCAGTGCTGAACATCCAGCACGAGTACGGACTTTTTGGCGGAGAACGCGGCGAATGGCTGATCGACACGCTGCGCGCGGTCGAAAAACCGGTTGCGCTGACGCTGCATACCATTTTGCCCGAGCCCGATGAAACGATGCTGCGCGTGACGCGCGAGCTCTGCGGCCTGTCGAGCGCGGTCGTCGCGCTCTCTGAAACCGGGCGCGATTTGCTCGAACGCGTCTACAACATCGATCCCAAGCGCTTACGCGTCATCCACCACGGCGTGCCGGACGTTCCGTTCCGCGACACGGACGCGGCCAAAGCCTCGTTTGGAATCGGCCAGCGGATGGTCATCTCAACATTCGGGTTAATTAATCGCGGCAAAGGCCTCGAGTATGCGATCGAAGCGATGCGCGAGATCGTGCGCCGCCATCCCGAGGTGCTCTACCTCATCTTAGGCGAGACGCACCCGGTCGTGCGCAGGCACGAAGGCGAGTCGTATCGCGAGTCGCTGCAGGCGCTCGTGGCCGAGTATGGTTTGCAATACAACGTCAAACTCGTTGACAAGTACCTCGAGTTCGACGAATTGGTCGGCTATTTGGAAGCAACAGACATTTATCTCACGCCGTATTTGAATCCGGTGCAGATCGTCAGCGGTACGTTGGCATATGCAGTCGGCTGCGGCAAGGCCATCGTTTCCACGCCGTACTTGTATGCGCAAGAACTGTTGGCACATAACCGCGGATTCTTGTGCATGTTCCGCGACGCCAAGTCGATCTCGGATCTGGCGGGCGCGCTGCTCGACGATCCCGGTTTGCGCCGCGCCACCGAACGCCGTGCGTATCGTTTTGGCCGGCAGATGACCTGGCCGCACGTTGCGGTCGAGTACGGCAAACTCTTTGCCGAGCTCGCGCCACCCGAACTGGAGCTTGTCCATTCAGCCTAG
- a CDS encoding DUF3553 domain-containing protein → MILETEALNDVQSAAVRHANGPCLIFAGAGSGKTRVLTHRIAYLLNELDVSPDQILAVTFTNKAAGAMKSRLERMVGDQARDLWVGTFHSMCVRMLRREGSRAGIASNFAIIDDADQRTVIREILTDLDYDERQLTPGACLAEISKAKNALIWPKEYRAANESFLGERFANVYTEYQRRLSESNSLDFDDLIVRTIDLFENDEKARTKWQNRFRYILVDEYQDVNFAQYKLISILGEKHRNITVVGDDDQSIYSWRGSDYRMILRFEEDFPGAKVFTLEENYRSTQTILDAANALVANNKTRAPKKLFTSRDAGETITAFAADTERSEARYVVEKVKELVREGASYSDFLVLYRTNAQSRVFEEAFIAEGIPYRVIGGVGFYARSEIKDVIAYLRYIENPADAIAFKRIVNVPRRSIGSQTLASLVTAADAAKVPVGQAIFDKDLLKKAVPKKTRELERFAELIESLRSRLADLTIADLLVAVMEESGYLRELRNEDTPDSRTRMENLEELVGVAREYETNDPEATLAGFLANVALISDLDTLDDSSSYITMMTMHSAKGLEFPSVFLTGLEEGVFPHSRALVDMTELEEERRLAYVGVTRAMNRLFLSYAERRTLFGNTFAHPKSRFLEEMPSIEMLGSIALPRPSGGRWREVAIHESAGAGIKMNLQSGDRVRHPKWGEGKISGVIGAGGDGLVTIDFPNVGQKMVMLKYAPLEKL, encoded by the coding sequence ATGATCCTGGAGACCGAAGCCCTAAACGACGTCCAGTCGGCCGCCGTCCGACATGCTAATGGCCCTTGTTTGATTTTCGCAGGTGCGGGGAGCGGAAAAACCCGCGTCCTGACGCACCGCATCGCATATTTGCTCAATGAGCTCGATGTCTCGCCGGATCAAATACTTGCCGTAACGTTCACGAACAAAGCCGCCGGCGCGATGAAATCGCGTCTCGAGCGGATGGTTGGCGACCAAGCCCGCGACCTGTGGGTCGGAACGTTCCACTCGATGTGCGTCCGCATGCTGCGCCGCGAAGGCTCGCGCGCCGGCATCGCTTCGAACTTTGCCATCATAGACGACGCCGATCAGCGCACCGTGATCCGCGAGATCCTGACCGATCTCGATTATGACGAGCGCCAGTTGACGCCCGGCGCATGCCTGGCCGAAATCAGCAAGGCCAAGAACGCGCTAATTTGGCCGAAGGAATATCGCGCCGCCAACGAGTCGTTCTTGGGCGAGCGTTTCGCCAACGTCTACACCGAATATCAGCGCCGCCTCTCCGAATCGAACAGCCTCGATTTCGACGACCTGATCGTTCGCACGATCGATCTCTTCGAAAACGACGAGAAGGCACGCACGAAGTGGCAGAACCGCTTCCGCTACATCCTGGTCGACGAGTATCAGGACGTGAATTTCGCCCAGTACAAACTGATCTCGATTCTGGGCGAGAAGCATCGTAATATTACGGTCGTCGGCGACGACGATCAATCGATCTATTCGTGGCGCGGCAGCGACTATCGCATGATCCTTCGCTTCGAGGAAGATTTCCCGGGCGCGAAAGTCTTCACGCTCGAAGAAAATTATCGCAGCACGCAAACGATCTTGGACGCTGCCAACGCGCTCGTCGCCAACAACAAGACGCGCGCCCCGAAGAAACTGTTCACCAGCCGCGACGCCGGCGAAACCATCACCGCGTTCGCCGCGGACACGGAGCGCTCTGAAGCGCGCTACGTTGTCGAGAAAGTCAAAGAGCTCGTTCGTGAAGGCGCTTCGTACAGCGACTTCCTGGTGCTCTATCGGACTAACGCACAGTCGCGCGTGTTCGAAGAAGCGTTTATCGCCGAAGGCATTCCGTATCGGGTCATCGGCGGCGTCGGATTTTACGCGCGTTCGGAAATCAAAGACGTCATCGCCTACTTGCGCTATATCGAGAATCCGGCCGATGCGATTGCGTTCAAACGCATCGTTAACGTGCCGCGCCGCAGCATCGGATCGCAGACGCTCGCGAGTCTCGTGACCGCGGCCGACGCGGCCAAGGTGCCGGTCGGGCAAGCGATCTTCGATAAGGACCTGCTGAAGAAAGCCGTTCCGAAGAAGACCCGCGAGCTCGAGCGTTTCGCGGAACTCATCGAATCGCTGCGTTCGCGCTTGGCGGATCTGACTATTGCCGACTTGCTGGTCGCGGTCATGGAAGAATCGGGCTACTTGCGCGAACTGCGCAACGAGGACACGCCCGACTCGCGTACGCGCATGGAAAACCTCGAAGAGCTCGTCGGCGTCGCTCGCGAGTATGAAACGAACGATCCCGAAGCGACGCTTGCCGGGTTCTTGGCCAACGTCGCGCTGATTAGCGACCTCGACACGCTCGACGACTCGTCGTCGTACATCACCATGATGACGATGCACTCCGCCAAGGGCTTGGAATTCCCGAGCGTCTTCTTGACGGGTCTGGAAGAGGGCGTCTTCCCGCACTCGCGCGCGCTGGTCGATATGACCGAACTCGAAGAAGAGCGCCGTTTGGCCTACGTCGGCGTGACGCGTGCCATGAACCGGCTCTTCCTTTCTTATGCGGAACGCCGCACGCTTTTCGGCAACACGTTCGCGCATCCCAAATCGCGCTTCTTGGAAGAAATGCCGAGCATCGAAATGCTGGGCAGCATCGCGCTGCCGCGGCCTTCGGGCGGGCGCTGGCGCGAAGTCGCGATTCACGAGTCGGCCGGCGCGGGTATCAAGATGAACCTGCAATCGGGCGATCGCGTGCGTCATCCCAAATGGGGCGAAGGCAAAATCTCCGGCGTCATCGGCGCCGGCGGCGACGGTCTGGTGACGATCGACTTCCCGAACGTCGGGCAGAAGATGGTCATGCTGAAGTACGCACCACTAGAGAAACTCTAG
- a CDS encoding dihydrodipicolinate reductase C-terminal domain-containing protein, translating to MKVAIAGAQGRMGRLTLEAIKNEPDLEFAGGFARIADQSMGIYENLEQLLDERKPDVIVDFTPRPVTQSVARSAVERGISPIVGSSEWNAAERAELDKLCAEKCVGALIVPNFAIGAILMMNFAEQAARLFPSCEIIEMHRADKRDKPSGTAAATAERIHIGGGRADTPIHSVRMKGLLSHQEVLFSNEGELLTIRHDSFSSASFAPGIIAAIRHVRSLKALEVGLRV from the coding sequence GTGAAGGTAGCTATCGCAGGCGCCCAGGGAAGAATGGGGCGCCTGACGCTGGAGGCGATTAAGAACGAGCCGGATTTAGAATTCGCCGGCGGTTTCGCGCGCATTGCCGATCAGTCGATGGGCATTTACGAGAATCTCGAGCAGTTGCTCGACGAACGCAAACCCGACGTCATTGTAGACTTTACGCCGCGACCGGTAACGCAAAGCGTCGCGCGCAGTGCTGTCGAGCGCGGCATTTCGCCGATTGTGGGCTCAAGCGAATGGAACGCGGCCGAACGCGCCGAGTTGGACAAGCTCTGCGCCGAGAAATGCGTCGGGGCGCTCATCGTTCCGAACTTTGCGATTGGCGCGATCCTCATGATGAACTTCGCCGAACAAGCCGCGCGGCTTTTCCCGTCCTGCGAGATCATTGAAATGCACCGTGCCGACAAACGCGATAAGCCGAGCGGCACAGCTGCTGCCACAGCCGAACGCATTCATATCGGCGGCGGCCGCGCGGACACGCCGATTCACAGCGTTCGCATGAAGGGGCTGCTCTCGCACCAGGAAGTGCTCTTCTCGAATGAGGGCGAGCTGCTCACGATTCGTCACGACTCGTTTTCGAGCGCGTCGTTCGCGCCGGGTATCATCGCTGCGATTCGTCACGTTCGTTCGCTGAAAGCGCTCGAAGTGGGCCTTCGCGTATGA
- a CDS encoding Asd/ArgC dimerization domain-containing protein: MNVAVVGATGAVGETIVKVLRERKVPMERLGLFASRARDGVQETSADALKPFDAVFFAGSEEASSEFAPPILERGGVVIDNSSTYRMNAGVPLVVPEINARTIEAQHRLFPVGNCTAIILCVALAPIRDKAGLASVNVATYQAVSGAGRAALEEFDAGEGPFVNNVVPQVGEFDSSGYSGEETKVRDETRKILDLPDLPIYATTVRVPVRTAHSEAVFFETERDTSIEELAEALERAPGVVFHRTGIVTPREVEGTDAVHGARLRSCHPEVSKDPEVTKGRSFQMWVVGDQLRKGAATNGVQILELLLERGMVNTRPSPGLGRGSTSST; this comes from the coding sequence ATGAACGTCGCCGTCGTCGGCGCGACAGGTGCAGTGGGTGAAACCATTGTCAAGGTGCTGCGCGAGCGGAAAGTCCCGATGGAGCGCCTCGGTCTATTCGCCTCGCGTGCGCGGGACGGCGTGCAAGAGACGTCGGCCGACGCTCTCAAGCCGTTTGACGCCGTGTTTTTCGCCGGATCGGAAGAAGCCAGCTCGGAATTCGCGCCGCCGATACTCGAGCGCGGCGGGGTGGTTATCGATAACAGCTCGACGTATCGCATGAATGCCGGCGTGCCGCTCGTCGTTCCCGAAATAAATGCGCGGACGATCGAAGCGCAGCACCGTTTGTTTCCGGTCGGTAACTGCACGGCGATCATCCTGTGCGTAGCGCTCGCGCCGATCCGCGACAAAGCCGGCCTGGCGTCGGTGAACGTCGCGACCTATCAAGCCGTCAGCGGCGCCGGCCGCGCGGCGCTGGAGGAATTTGATGCCGGCGAGGGTCCGTTCGTGAACAACGTCGTCCCGCAAGTCGGCGAGTTCGACAGCTCGGGCTATTCCGGCGAAGAAACAAAGGTGCGGGACGAAACGCGCAAGATCTTGGATTTGCCCGATCTCCCGATCTATGCGACGACCGTACGTGTGCCAGTACGGACCGCGCATTCTGAGGCCGTTTTCTTTGAAACGGAGCGCGATACTTCGATAGAAGAACTAGCCGAGGCACTCGAGCGCGCGCCCGGCGTTGTCTTTCATCGCACCGGCATCGTGACGCCGCGTGAGGTTGAAGGCACCGACGCCGTCCACGGCGCCCGACTTCGGTCTTGTCATCCTGAGGTATCGAAGGACCCTGAGGTAACGAAGGGACGGTCGTTCCAAATGTGGGTCGTTGGGGATCAGCTCCGTAAAGGCGCCGCGACCAACGGCGTCCAGATCCTCGAGTTGCTGCTCGAAAGAGGCATGGTGAACACGCGGCCCTCGCCAGGGCTCGGGCGTGGTTCGACAAGCTCAACATGA
- a CDS encoding aspartate kinase, which produces MKIAVLKFGGTSVSTPETRGTAVAHVREAIERGESPVAVVSAMGRAPEPYSTDSLLALVDGAGSPANADLLLSSGELIAAAVFACDLEREGIPAIAMSGAQAGIITNGKHGDAEIIRVEPQHVRETIEAKVVPVIAGFQGISERGEITTLGRGGTDLTAIALGHALDAERIDIYTDVSGAMTADPRRVEGAHTIDRASLEEMTELAQHGAKIMHHKAADYAQRTQTPYGIRSLKTGEGTVVDARLEPRRPVTGVTASGRVTWIRAIRGDIEDRQRRMQLEMQMFGRLADAGISIDQVTINQAGVMFVVDGDRGEAIRRLLGDLNLAVRVREACSKLSVVGEGMRYEPGVIHRIVSALSAANVEIIHCTDSSITVSILIPSDDAARAEQAVHDEFHLERHPEVSRDPELVEGA; this is translated from the coding sequence ATGAAGATCGCCGTTTTAAAATTCGGCGGCACGAGCGTTTCGACGCCAGAGACGCGGGGTACCGCGGTTGCGCACGTGCGCGAAGCGATCGAGCGGGGCGAATCGCCGGTGGCGGTTGTTTCCGCGATGGGCCGCGCGCCCGAACCGTACTCGACGGATTCTTTGCTTGCGCTGGTTGACGGCGCCGGCTCCCCCGCGAATGCCGATCTCTTGCTTTCTTCCGGAGAGCTGATCGCAGCCGCGGTCTTCGCGTGCGATCTGGAACGCGAAGGCATTCCGGCCATTGCCATGAGCGGCGCACAAGCCGGCATCATTACGAACGGAAAGCACGGTGATGCGGAGATCATTCGAGTCGAACCGCAACACGTGCGCGAAACGATTGAGGCGAAGGTCGTGCCCGTGATCGCAGGCTTTCAAGGAATCAGCGAGCGCGGCGAGATCACGACGCTCGGCCGCGGCGGAACGGATCTTACTGCTATCGCACTCGGCCATGCGCTCGACGCCGAACGGATCGACATTTACACCGACGTCAGCGGCGCGATGACCGCCGACCCGCGCCGCGTTGAAGGCGCGCACACGATCGACCGCGCTAGCCTGGAAGAGATGACCGAACTCGCGCAACACGGCGCGAAGATCATGCACCACAAAGCTGCGGATTACGCGCAGCGCACGCAAACGCCATATGGCATTCGCAGCCTGAAAACCGGCGAGGGTACCGTGGTCGACGCGCGGCTTGAACCGCGGCGTCCGGTGACGGGCGTCACGGCATCCGGCCGCGTGACGTGGATTCGCGCCATCCGCGGCGACATCGAAGACCGCCAGCGCCGCATGCAATTGGAGATGCAGATGTTCGGCCGGCTCGCGGATGCGGGCATCTCGATCGACCAAGTCACGATCAATCAGGCCGGCGTGATGTTCGTCGTCGATGGCGACCGGGGTGAAGCGATCCGGAGACTGCTCGGCGATCTGAACCTCGCCGTGCGCGTGCGCGAGGCGTGCTCGAAGCTTTCGGTCGTCGGCGAGGGGATGCGTTATGAACCCGGCGTGATTCATCGCATCGTTTCCGCGCTCTCGGCCGCCAACGTCGAGATCATCCATTGCACCGACAGCAGCATCACCGTCTCGATTCTCATACCTTCGGACGACGCCGCCCGCGCCGAGCAAGCCGTCCATGACGAATTCCACCTGGAGCGTCATCCCGAGGTATCGAGGGACCCTGAACTTGTCGAAGGGGCGTAG
- the dapA gene encoding 4-hydroxy-tetrahydrodipicolinate synthase yields MTNLGTIVTAMITPFDDRGEVNYREAGRIARWLAERGNDGLVIAGSTGEGQTLTPDERVRMFAAVKEAVGDGVAVIANAGSNDTRDSVHAVRAAEKAGADAILAVVPYYNKPPQSGMIAHFGAIADTTRLPIVIYNIPGRTGVNMLPETLLELARRHKNVAGVKESSGDLKQIGFILRDRQPGFTVWAGDDHLFLPCLAMGADGVVGVASHLCSREYVAMIAAYRNGDADEAARIHRSLLPLIDALFATTSPIPVKWAMNQLGFSAGECRLPLDSMPADLVRNLQPLLAPYREAAALSS; encoded by the coding sequence ATGACTAACCTTGGTACGATTGTCACCGCGATGATTACACCGTTCGACGATCGCGGCGAAGTGAATTACCGCGAAGCCGGACGGATCGCAAGATGGCTTGCAGAGCGCGGAAATGACGGGCTCGTGATTGCGGGCTCGACCGGCGAGGGCCAAACGCTCACGCCCGATGAGCGCGTCCGCATGTTTGCCGCGGTGAAGGAAGCGGTTGGCGACGGCGTAGCCGTGATTGCCAACGCCGGCAGCAACGATACGCGCGATTCCGTGCACGCGGTAAGGGCCGCCGAAAAGGCCGGTGCCGACGCGATCCTCGCGGTCGTACCCTATTACAACAAACCCCCGCAAAGTGGAATGATCGCGCACTTCGGCGCGATCGCGGACACCACGCGTCTGCCGATCGTCATCTACAACATCCCGGGGCGCACCGGCGTGAATATGTTGCCGGAAACGTTGCTCGAACTCGCGCGCAGGCACAAGAACGTTGCCGGTGTGAAAGAGTCGAGCGGCGATCTCAAACAAATCGGCTTCATCCTGCGCGACCGCCAGCCCGGCTTTACCGTTTGGGCGGGCGACGATCACTTGTTTTTGCCGTGTCTAGCAATGGGCGCTGACGGCGTTGTCGGCGTGGCCTCGCACCTTTGCTCGCGCGAGTATGTTGCAATGATAGCGGCCTATCGCAACGGCGATGCGGACGAAGCCGCGCGCATCCACCGATCGCTGCTCCCGCTTATCGATGCCTTGTTTGCAACGACGAGCCCCATTCCGGTGAAATGGGCGATGAACCAGCTCGGATTTAGCGCCGGCGAATGTCGCCTGCCGCTCGACTCGATGCCCGCGGATCTGGTGCGCAATCTGCAACCGCTACTCGCGCCTTATCGCGAAGCGGCTGCCTTGTCATCCTGA